ACTGACCAGCTTCATGTCGAACTCGAAATAAGGGAAGCTGGTTCCGGCCAGCAGACTGGCGGTGGCGCCGGATGAGAAGGCCATGTCTGCCTTGACGATCAGCGCGTCGTCGTGGCGCTGCACGCTGGATTGCACGCGGCGCAGCTCGCCGTCGCCGAAGGTGATGGCCAGGTCTATCGTGTGGATGGCCTGCGCCAGCAGGAAGGAGCGCAGCGTGGAGTCCAGCCCCCACAGCGGGGCGCGCGGTTTGTTGGCGTAGTGGTTGAGCTGGATGTGCAGGGTCTCGCCGAATTCGTCCACCTGGGTCATCTCGCGCAGTTGGCGCACCGGGCGGGCGAACTTGAAGTTCATGCCCACGCCGGATACCACGTCGCTGCGGCGCGCGGCATCGATCAGCGTTTCCAGCTCCTCCAGCGTCGCGCACGGCGGTTTTTCGACGAACACGTTGACGCCCTTGCTCATCGCCAGCAGCCCCATTTCGAAGTGCAGCTGCGGCGGGCCCGCCATCACCACCGCGTCCAGCGGGACCTGGTTCAGCATGGCCGGCACGTTGTCGAGCACCGGGATGTCGGAAATGAAGCGGTGGACGCGCCGCGCCCGTTCCAGATCGCTGTCGCACGCGGCGACGATCCGTATGTCCTGCATCTGCAGAAGAGACGGCAGCAGGTTTTCCTGCATCTGCGCGCCGATGCCGACAAGGCCAACCTTGATCAAGCTCATCGTGAATCTCCATGACCGGCCCCGCGCCAGGCGCGGCGTGCCCGTGTTGCTCTGGATTGATGAAAAGCCTCAGCCCTGCGCAAGGATCAGCGCATGGCCGAGTCATGCCCCAATGAGGAAAACGACACAGCAGCAAGCGGTTTTTATCGTTGGCATCGGATTCGCGGGACGCGACGCCGGTGCGGGCGGGTAGGCTCTGGCGGCTTTGCGGGAGACGGTTGTGGGCCGTTCATGCGGCGAGTATGTGCCGCGGGGGGCTGGGGATAGGCGAATACTGATAGAAAAGACAGGTCTGTTTTTGTTCAAACTGTCAGGCCGGAATGGTCTCCATGTCTGGAGAGTTAGACTGGGCGGAGCTTGCGCCGTGTGGCCATTCGCGCCACATGCAAAAACGCCGCCGGAAATCCGGCGGCGTCGATGGGAACTCGCGGGCTCAGGCCGCGTCGTCGATCCAGCGGATGGCCTGGGTCGGCACCACCTTGTTTTCCGCCTTGATCTGCAGCGCGAGGCCGCCGCAGGAGGTTTCGCGGTACTTGGCGTCCATGTCCTTGCCGGTTTCGTACATCGCGGCGATCACCTTGTCCAGCGACACCTTGGGGCTGCTGACGCGGTGCATGGCCATGCGGGCGGCGTTGATGGCCTTGACCGCGGCGATGGCGTTGCGCTCGATGCAGGGGATCTGCACCTGGCCGCCCACCGGGTCGCAAGTCAGGCCCAGGTTGTGCTCCATGGCGATCTCGGCCGCCATGCATACCTGGGACGGGCTGCCGCCCATCAGTTCGGTCAGGCCGGCGGCCGCCATCGAACAGGCGACGCCCACCTCGCCCTGGCAGCCGACTTCGGCGCCGGAGATCGACGCGTTCAGCTTGAACAGGCAGCCGATGGCGCCGGAGGACAGGAAGAAGCGCAGGCAGCTGTCGTCGTCCAGCGGCTGGATGAAGTGGTTGTAGTAGGCGAGCACGGCCGGCACGATGCCGCAGGCGCCGTTGGTCGGCGCGGTGACCACGCGGCCGCCGGCCGCGTTTTCCTCGGACATCGCCATCGCGTACATATTGACCCAGTCCATCACGCTCATCGGGTCCTTGGCCACGGTGAGCGAGCTGGTCAGCATCCGGTGCAGCGCGGGCGCGCGGCGGGGGATGCGCATCGGGCCGGGCAGGTTGCCTTCGGTGCGCATGCCGCGCTCGATGCTGCTCTTCATCACTTCCCACACGCGGCGGAAGTGGGCCTGGGTGTCCTTGACGTCGTGGAAGGCTTTCTCGTTTTCCATCACCAGCGCGGCGATGGACAGGCCGGTTTCCTCGCACATGTCGATCAGCTGCTGGGCGGTGACGAAATGGTAGGGCACCGGGGTGTCGCTGCAGCTGGACTGGTTGAAGTGCTCTTCGTCGACGATGAAGCCGCCGCCGATCGAATAGTAGGTCTTGGTCAGGACTTTTTCGTCGTCGACGAAGGCGTGGATCTGCATGCCGTTTTCGTGCAGCGGCAGATTGGCGGTGTGGAAGTCCATGCCGAAGGCCACGCGCTGGTGGGTGCGGCCCAGCGTCAGCTGGCTGGTTTGCTCCACGTCTGCGATCAGGCTGGCGCTGGCGTCCGGGTCCACGGTGTCGGGCAGATTGCCGGCGAGGCCGAGGATGATGGCCTGGTCGGTGCAGTGGCCCTTGCCGGTGAGGGCGAGCGAGCCGTAGCAGTCGACATGGACGCGGTTGACCTGGTTGAACTTGCCGGTTTCCTTGAGCGCGCCGAGGAACTGGTGGCCGGCCTTCATCGGGCCGACGGTGTGGGAGCTGGAGGGGCCTACGCCGATTTTGTAGATGTCGCTCATGCTGAACATGATGCTGCCTCTTTGAAGCGGGTGCGGCGGGAAGACAGGCGCGATCCGCGGCCTGTCAGGCTGCCGACACGTGAGTGGGGGCGATTCCGGAGGGCCCGGCGCGGCCGGGCCTCCTCATGGCTGTGTTCGGGGCCGCGGGAGTCCCTGCTTGTCCGGCAAGACGGTCTCGCCGGACGGGAGGGAGAGCAGGCGCGGTCCGCTGGCTTACGATCAGGCGATCAGATCGTAGAAGATGGCGGAGATGGCGATCAGGCCGATCAGCGTCACGAAGATGTTGCTGGCGGCGCCGGAGTACTTCTTCATCGCCGGCACTTTCTGGATCGCGTACATCGGCATCAGGAACAGCAGCATCGCGATCACCGGGCCGCCCAGGGTTTCGATCATGCCCAGGATGGACGGGTTGATGGTGGCGATGATCCAGCAGGTGACGATCATGAAGATGGCGGTGTAGCGGTCCAGCTTGGACGATTCGATGCTCTTGCCGTTCTGGCGCAGCTGCTTGATCACCAGGCCGTTGAAGCCTTCCTTGGCGCCCAGGTAGTGGCCCAGGAAGGACTTGCTGATGGCGACCATGGCGATGATCGGGGCAACCCATTCCATCACCGGGTTTTGGAAGTGGTTGGCCAGGTAGGACAGGATGGAGATGTTCTGGGCCTTGGCGGCGGCCAGGTCGGCCGGGCTCAGGCTGAACACGCAGCTGAACACGAAGAACATCACGGTCAGCACCATCATGGTGTGGGCGCGAATCAGCACGCGGCTGGAGGCCGGCTCGGCGTCATCGCCGTGAAGCTTGCGCTGGTCGACGGAGAAGGACGAGATGATCGGCGAGTGGTTGAACGAGAACACCATCACCGGGATGGCCAGCCACAGCGTCTTGTAGAAGGCGCCGCTGGACAGCGCGTCGCCCAGGCTGCCGGCGTGGCGGATGGCGGTATCGCTCCATTGCGGGATCAGGTACAGCGCCAGCAGCATCAGCACCACCACGAACGGGTACACCAGGATGCTCATCGCCTTGACGATCATCTGGCCGCCCAGGCGCACGATGGACATCAGGCCCAGGATCAGCGCCAGCGAGAACACGGCGCGGGTGGCGATGCCGGTGCCCACTTCGATGTGCAGCTGGTTGTTCAGGAAGGACAGCACCGTGTTGGTGATGGCCACGCTGTACATCAGCAGGATCGGGTAGATGGCGAAGAAGTACAGCAGGGTGATGATCTTGCCGGCGCCGAGACCGAAGTGCTCTTCCACCACCTCGGTGATGTCCGCGCCTTCCTTGCTGCCGGACAGCACGAAGCGGGTCAGGCCGCGGTGGGCGAAGAAGGTCAGCGGCAGGGCCAGGATGGCCATCAGCATCAGCGGCCACAGGCCGCCGATGCCGGCGTTGATCGGGAGGAACAGGACGCCGGCGCCGATGGCGGTGCCGTACAGGCCGAGCATCCAGGTGGTGTCGTGCTTGGACCAGCCGGATGAACCGGAGCGGGAAGCGGTGGAGGCGATTGCTTGAGACATGATAGGTGCCTTTTACAAAACGAAATATTCGCAATTACTGGGTCCGATGCCCTGCGCCTTTGTCGTTGGAAACAGGCCATCGGGAGAAAGCTGTTCTGACCGGTGCGATCCCGAGCGGTGGACGCTTAGCCGGTTGACTTGCCGCTCATCGTAAGTGCTTTGTAGTTTGGAAGGTACACATTTAAGAACATCAGTTGATTCTAATCAAGATAAATTTGTCATCAAATGAACAAATGAACATGGTTGCCAGGTGTAAATTCCCTGCTTTTTGGAATGTTTACGGCATTTTGTTGCAGCTAATTGATTTTTTCATGGCATTTATTGGTTTTTAATTTTGGTTTTATTTTAAATTTCAAATTAAATGCCAATTTTCAGGTTTCGCATTTGATGAAGGCCTTGCTTGGCGCCAACTGTTTTCTGGAGTAATTGCTCTGCAACACCCTTGCGCTGAATTTCGGTGAGGATGGAGGCGGATCCTTGGGGCGGCGATGGAGAGACGTCCCGATTCCTGAAGGTGTTTTCCAATAGGACTCCTTGGTGCTGTTTTTTTAATGTATTGAATTTAAAGGTGTTTGAATTTACGGGTGGGTGATCTGGATTGCGGCGCTGGTATGTTTTTGGCATTTATGGGCG
This genomic window from Chromobacterium violaceum ATCC 12472 contains:
- a CDS encoding Gfo/Idh/MocA family protein — encoded protein: MSLIKVGLVGIGAQMQENLLPSLLQMQDIRIVAACDSDLERARRVHRFISDIPVLDNVPAMLNQVPLDAVVMAGPPQLHFEMGLLAMSKGVNVFVEKPPCATLEELETLIDAARRSDVVSGVGMNFKFARPVRQLREMTQVDEFGETLHIQLNHYANKPRAPLWGLDSTLRSFLLAQAIHTIDLAITFGDGELRRVQSSVQRHDDALIVKADMAFSSGATASLLAGTSFPYFEFDMKLVSSSSTLVELDNLWNITLHEPEHATRPTGAAKRWRGAWQPGPLDSGYERSGYHGELHQFFQAIREHRRFEADFASLLPTYRVIEEICSADAVAQGLQNAHSRIRTGIESLSL
- a CDS encoding L-serine ammonia-lyase yields the protein MFSMSDIYKIGVGPSSSHTVGPMKAGHQFLGALKETGKFNQVNRVHVDCYGSLALTGKGHCTDQAIILGLAGNLPDTVDPDASASLIADVEQTSQLTLGRTHQRVAFGMDFHTANLPLHENGMQIHAFVDDEKVLTKTYYSIGGGFIVDEEHFNQSSCSDTPVPYHFVTAQQLIDMCEETGLSIAALVMENEKAFHDVKDTQAHFRRVWEVMKSSIERGMRTEGNLPGPMRIPRRAPALHRMLTSSLTVAKDPMSVMDWVNMYAMAMSEENAAGGRVVTAPTNGACGIVPAVLAYYNHFIQPLDDDSCLRFFLSSGAIGCLFKLNASISGAEVGCQGEVGVACSMAAAGLTELMGGSPSQVCMAAEIAMEHNLGLTCDPVGGQVQIPCIERNAIAAVKAINAARMAMHRVSSPKVSLDKVIAAMYETGKDMDAKYRETSCGGLALQIKAENKVVPTQAIRWIDDAA
- a CDS encoding HAAAP family serine/threonine permease, producing MSQAIASTASRSGSSGWSKHDTTWMLGLYGTAIGAGVLFLPINAGIGGLWPLMLMAILALPLTFFAHRGLTRFVLSGSKEGADITEVVEEHFGLGAGKIITLLYFFAIYPILLMYSVAITNTVLSFLNNQLHIEVGTGIATRAVFSLALILGLMSIVRLGGQMIVKAMSILVYPFVVVLMLLALYLIPQWSDTAIRHAGSLGDALSSGAFYKTLWLAIPVMVFSFNHSPIISSFSVDQRKLHGDDAEPASSRVLIRAHTMMVLTVMFFVFSCVFSLSPADLAAAKAQNISILSYLANHFQNPVMEWVAPIIAMVAISKSFLGHYLGAKEGFNGLVIKQLRQNGKSIESSKLDRYTAIFMIVTCWIIATINPSILGMIETLGGPVIAMLLFLMPMYAIQKVPAMKKYSGAASNIFVTLIGLIAISAIFYDLIA